The following proteins are co-located in the [Chlorobium] sp. 445 genome:
- a CDS encoding UDP-3-O-[3-hydroxymyristoyl] N-acetylglucosamine deacetylase (catalyzes the zinc dependent deacetylation of UDP-(3-O-acyl)-N-acetylglucosamine to UDP-3-O-(3-hydroxytetradecanoyl)-glucosamine in the second step of lipid A biosynthesis and catalyzes the dehydration of beta-hydroxyacyl-ACP to trans-2-acyl-ACP in fatty acid biosynthesis): MLAYQRTIKKEVSIWGRGLHTGQDCMLTFKPAPEDYGYRFVRTDLPDSPEIPADIDHVVDIRRGTTIGVGDAKVHTTEHVLAALYGLQIDNCRIELTGPEPPVVDGSSKPFVDALLSAGFEQQSAPKNFLIVDETVEYVDEARGVHIVALPLDDFRATIMIDYKNPALGSQHTGIFDMQKEFASEFSGARTFCFLSEVAELAHQGLIKGGDIDNAIVIVDRQMSQSELDELVQKISQGKNGYHLELGENGILNNRKLRYPNEPARHKLLDLLGDLALIGMPIKAQILAARPGHAANVEFVKKLRKLIEKNKLTRKYQHERKSGVVFDAAAIQNILPHRYPFLLIDKIIEFKLDEKIVAVKNVTMNEPFFQGHFPGNPIMPGVLILEAMAQSGGILLLNGNESFAQKDVYFMGIDNARFRKPVVPGDTLIIESVVRNRRRNVCQFSSKAFVRGELVCEADLMATVVPRNKPQQS, from the coding sequence ATGCTTGCTTATCAGCGCACGATAAAAAAAGAAGTCTCCATTTGGGGACGAGGGTTGCATACAGGACAGGATTGTATGCTCACATTCAAGCCTGCGCCTGAAGATTATGGGTACCGCTTTGTTCGGACCGACTTACCGGATTCACCTGAAATTCCAGCCGATATTGACCATGTTGTCGATATTCGTAGGGGGACAACAATAGGCGTTGGCGATGCAAAGGTGCATACGACAGAGCATGTGCTTGCTGCGCTCTATGGTCTGCAAATCGATAACTGCCGTATTGAACTTACAGGTCCTGAGCCACCTGTGGTCGACGGCAGCAGTAAGCCCTTTGTCGATGCGCTGCTTTCTGCTGGCTTTGAGCAACAATCTGCTCCGAAGAACTTTCTGATTGTGGATGAAACCGTTGAATATGTCGATGAAGCACGTGGCGTGCATATTGTTGCTCTGCCGCTCGATGACTTTCGCGCCACGATTATGATTGACTACAAGAATCCCGCCTTAGGCTCGCAGCACACTGGCATCTTTGATATGCAGAAAGAATTTGCAAGCGAATTTTCAGGGGCGCGTACATTCTGCTTTCTTAGCGAAGTCGCTGAGCTGGCACATCAAGGCTTAATCAAAGGCGGCGATATTGACAATGCTATCGTGATTGTCGATAGACAAATGTCGCAAAGCGAACTTGATGAACTTGTCCAAAAAATTTCACAGGGCAAAAATGGCTATCATCTTGAACTGGGTGAGAATGGCATTCTGAATAATCGTAAACTGCGCTATCCGAATGAGCCTGCACGCCATAAGTTGCTTGATTTACTGGGCGATCTTGCGCTCATTGGCATGCCCATCAAAGCACAGATTCTTGCAGCGCGCCCTGGGCATGCGGCAAATGTGGAGTTTGTCAAGAAACTGCGCAAGCTAATTGAGAAAAATAAACTCACGCGCAAATATCAACATGAGCGAAAATCAGGTGTCGTCTTTGATGCGGCAGCTATTCAGAACATCTTGCCACACCGCTATCCCTTCCTGCTAATTGACAAAATCATAGAGTTTAAGCTCGATGAAAAAATTGTGGCAGTGAAAAACGTCACGATGAATGAACCGTTCTTTCAGGGTCACTTCCCCGGTAATCCTATCATGCCAGGTGTCTTGATTCTGGAAGCCATGGCACAGTCAGGTGGAATTCTCTTGCTTAATGGTAATGAATCGTTTGCGCAAAAAGATGTCTATTTTATGGGCATTGATAATGCGCGTTTTCGTAAACCTGTTGTGCCCGGCGATACGCTCATCATTGAATCCGTTGTCAGAAATCGTCGGCGCAATGTATGCCAGTTTTCGTCTAAGGCATTTGTACGCGGCGAACTCGTTTGCGAAGCCGACTTGATGGCAACGGTTGTGCCGCGCAATAAACCTCAACAAAGTTGA
- the hemG gene encoding protoporphyrinogen oxidase — translation MNAQVVVIGAGLAGLCAAYQLKKQGISTLVFEASKSIGGKIQTRQVQGFTFDVGPNTVLESNEAVGRLLTDLGLKERMLWANAAANTRYILKEGKLVPLKASPALIFTPLLSLSAKLRLLKEPFIAPSPTRETAAEFIARRFGPEVLDYLIDPFLAGTFGARPEHLAADAAFKTLTVWEKKYGSVIKGAWQARKAKAQASKKNSRKMFSFAGGFYDVVKRLAEEIDTGLWCEVHVQSITRESDGLKISLTQGGVSKKIEAKKSL, via the coding sequence ATGAATGCACAAGTAGTTGTTATTGGCGCAGGGTTAGCAGGGCTATGTGCGGCCTACCAATTGAAAAAGCAAGGCATCTCCACGCTTGTCTTTGAAGCATCAAAAAGCATAGGTGGAAAAATTCAAACGCGGCAAGTCCAAGGTTTTACCTTTGATGTTGGACCAAACACGGTGCTTGAGTCGAACGAGGCCGTCGGACGTCTCCTTACTGATCTGGGGCTTAAAGAGCGCATGCTCTGGGCAAATGCTGCAGCAAACACACGCTACATTCTGAAGGAAGGTAAACTTGTACCTCTGAAAGCCTCACCTGCCCTGATTTTTACACCACTGCTCTCGCTCTCGGCAAAATTGCGTCTACTCAAAGAACCCTTCATTGCCCCAAGCCCCACACGCGAAACAGCTGCTGAGTTTATTGCACGACGATTTGGTCCAGAAGTGTTAGACTATCTCATTGATCCCTTTCTTGCAGGCACGTTCGGCGCAAGACCAGAGCATTTAGCCGCTGATGCTGCTTTCAAAACCTTGACAGTGTGGGAAAAAAAATACGGTAGCGTAATCAAAGGGGCATGGCAAGCAAGAAAGGCAAAAGCGCAAGCGTCGAAAAAAAATTCTCGCAAGATGTTTTCTTTTGCAGGCGGATTTTATGATGTTGTCAAACGCCTTGCTGAGGAGATTGACACTGGACTATGGTGCGAGGTGCACGTGCAAAGCATCACTCGCGAGAGTGATGGTCTGAAAATTTCGCTCACACAAGGTGGCGTCAGCAAGAAGATAGAAGCAAAAAAATCATTGTAG